The following proteins come from a genomic window of Campylobacter concisus:
- a CDS encoding HMA2 domain-containing protein, whose protein sequence is MDIKTQTLAQVASYFSMIAHTNGRLRVRVSPKIKELSSSVNLASLDDVIAQINGIKNVKFNKLIGSVTIEYDHEIFPKNLWEDLLKGQNLEEISTRVNEVAKEVKYA, encoded by the coding sequence ATGGATATAAAAACACAAACTTTAGCACAAGTTGCAAGCTATTTTTCAATGATAGCTCACACAAACGGTAGACTAAGAGTAAGAGTTAGTCCAAAGATAAAAGAGCTAAGTAGCAGCGTAAATTTAGCTAGCCTAGATGATGTGATAGCTCAGATAAATGGTATAAAAAATGTAAAATTTAACAAGCTAATCGGCTCTGTAACGATCGAATATGATCATGAAATTTTTCCAAAAAACCTTTGGGAAGATCTTTTAAAAGGGCAAAATTTAGAAGAGATTTCAACTAGAGTAAATGAAGTTGCAAAAGAAGTAAAATATGCTTAA
- the ybaK gene encoding Cys-tRNA(Pro) deacylase has translation MIHKTNAARALDKLKINYEILEYEVDLNDLSAIHVAASTKQDIKQIYKTIVCECEPKNFVVACLQGDLELDLKALAHAYGAKRCELINLKDLEKITGYIRGGCSPLAMKKHFATFIDERARELDYVLVSAGVRGKQIKIAPNDLLKACEASFANIARLAL, from the coding sequence ATGATACATAAAACAAATGCGGCTAGGGCTTTAGATAAGCTAAAAATTAATTATGAAATTTTAGAGTATGAAGTTGATTTAAACGATCTTTCAGCCATTCACGTAGCAGCTAGCACCAAGCAAGATATAAAGCAAATTTATAAAACTATTGTTTGTGAGTGTGAGCCTAAAAATTTCGTTGTTGCTTGCTTACAGGGCGATTTGGAGCTTGATCTAAAAGCACTTGCTCACGCGTACGGAGCTAAACGCTGCGAGCTTATAAATTTAAAAGACTTAGAAAAGATCACTGGCTACATCAGGGGCGGCTGCTCACCGCTTGCTATGAAAAAACACTTTGCGACTTTTATAGACGAACGTGCTAGAGAGCTTGATTACGTACTTGTGAGTGCTGGTGTAAGAGGTAAGCAGATCAAAATAGCACCAAACGATCTTTTAAAGGCTTGTGAAGCAAGTTTTGCCAATATCGCTAGGCTAGCTCTTTAA
- a CDS encoding ferritin-like domain-containing protein, whose protein sequence is MLNELLNASYTSEKNALSLYENLVLFGDVFNEIANIRKNAIILIEKFASTHDYELACENEAIFLPAKNKEDALIQALNYELELNKMYEKFCESLDDEELKDLFFRLWATSNNEYVASLKQRLKEIYSGCEIKNELNLNEISQNFEQNGITNILENYQNDFNEITKSLQNIASGKADKNELAKITNNPNFSFFSGLALGALGISVVSKNFNKDEENE, encoded by the coding sequence ATGCTTAATGAACTTTTAAATGCATCATACACCAGCGAAAAAAACGCACTTAGTTTATATGAAAATTTAGTTTTATTTGGTGATGTTTTTAACGAGATCGCAAATATCAGAAAAAATGCGATCATCTTGATAGAAAAATTTGCGAGTACGCATGATTATGAGCTTGCTTGCGAAAATGAAGCTATATTTTTGCCAGCAAAAAATAAAGAAGATGCGCTAATACAAGCTTTAAACTATGAGTTAGAGCTAAATAAAATGTATGAAAAATTTTGTGAAAGCTTAGATGACGAGGAGCTAAAAGATCTATTTTTTAGACTTTGGGCTACTTCAAATAACGAATACGTCGCCTCTTTAAAACAACGCTTAAAAGAAATTTATAGTGGCTGTGAAATAAAAAATGAGCTAAATTTAAATGAAATTTCACAAAATTTTGAGCAAAATGGCATAACAAATATTTTAGAAAACTATCAAAACGACTTTAATGAGATAACTAAAAGCTTGCAAAATATCGCAAGTGGCAAAGCTGATAAAAATGAGTTAGCAAAGATAACCAATAATCCAAATTTCTCGTTTTTTAGCGGACTTGCGCTTGGGGCATTAGGTATTTCAGTAGTTAGCAAAAATTTTAATAAGGATGAAGAAAATGAATAA
- a CDS encoding heavy metal translocating P-type ATPase: MTHKNKITLAHKSKNRARFICESLNARSDVSAIEAAISERTDALSVRVNKYAKSIIVEYDKNYDKILNFIKSYEFPTKAKDPNLPSKANIYKAAVALGITPFMSNKTLKSAVTLYATAPNLIEGAKELRHEGITSKVLEATAIGTSLAMGDHLAANSTNLMINIGEYMEESASHRSDDLIKELAKPNIEEVWVERNLNGEKTLEKVKTENLKKGDIVVVGAGETIGVDGYIVEGNADVNQVSMTGEAEPIPKARGDRVISGTVVDEGRIKIWAENVGSDTATARIKEYIQTSLNEKSAIGVKALKLADKLVPVTLSLAGLSYIINKNMNSVASVLQADYSCALKLATPVAFKSSISKAGRNGILVKGAKAIEALSSVDTFVFDKTGTLTHGRLSVVEIYSFKEGFSQNDILNLTASAEEHYFHPVAEAIVEAANKRGFHHIHHDEVEFIVAHGVKTAMHGKEVVIGSRHFLEDDEMISFKAHEALISKALNSGLTLLYVGYDKELVGVIAMKDDMRENAKDMVVKLRSLGVKEVVMLSGDIKSKAEEVARELGLDRVYAECLPTDKAAIIEELKSEGKKVAFVGDGINDAPSLTKANVGISMHKGADIAKATADISLLKDDIMSVALVKELANKTMDLISSNFRSTVGVNTAILSAATLGMLNPIATAMLHNGTTIWLLLNSMKGVKFKSK; this comes from the coding sequence TTGACTCACAAAAATAAGATCACTCTAGCTCACAAGAGTAAAAATAGAGCGAGGTTTATTTGCGAGAGCCTAAACGCTAGAAGCGACGTCAGCGCTATCGAGGCTGCGATCTCAGAGCGAACTGATGCACTAAGTGTTCGTGTAAATAAATACGCAAAAAGCATTATCGTTGAATACGATAAAAACTACGATAAAATTTTAAACTTTATCAAGAGCTATGAATTTCCAACAAAGGCAAAAGATCCAAATTTGCCAAGCAAGGCAAATATCTATAAGGCTGCTGTTGCACTTGGCATAACGCCATTTATGAGTAACAAAACTCTAAAATCAGCCGTGACTCTTTACGCCACAGCTCCAAATCTAATAGAAGGTGCAAAAGAGCTAAGGCATGAGGGTATCACTTCAAAAGTGCTTGAGGCAACTGCCATTGGTACTAGCCTAGCAATGGGCGATCATTTAGCAGCAAATAGCACAAATTTGATGATAAATATCGGCGAATATATGGAAGAAAGTGCTAGCCACAGAAGCGATGATCTCATCAAAGAGCTAGCAAAACCAAATATCGAAGAAGTCTGGGTCGAGAGAAATTTAAATGGTGAAAAGACGCTTGAAAAAGTAAAAACCGAAAATTTAAAAAAGGGCGACATCGTAGTAGTTGGAGCTGGTGAGACGATAGGTGTTGATGGTTATATCGTTGAAGGTAATGCCGATGTAAATCAAGTCTCAATGACCGGAGAGGCTGAGCCTATACCAAAAGCTAGAGGCGACCGTGTTATAAGTGGCACCGTGGTTGATGAAGGTAGGATAAAAATTTGGGCTGAAAATGTAGGTAGCGACACAGCGACAGCTAGGATCAAAGAGTACATACAAACCTCACTCAATGAAAAATCAGCCATTGGTGTAAAAGCGTTAAAACTAGCTGATAAACTTGTGCCTGTTACGCTCTCGCTTGCTGGACTTTCATACATTATAAATAAAAATATGAATAGCGTTGCTAGCGTACTTCAAGCGGACTACTCTTGCGCATTAAAGCTTGCTACACCAGTTGCTTTTAAATCAAGCATCTCAAAAGCTGGTAGAAACGGCATTCTTGTAAAAGGTGCAAAGGCGATCGAAGCTTTAAGCTCAGTTGATACTTTTGTATTTGATAAGACCGGCACTCTTACACATGGACGCCTAAGTGTAGTTGAAATTTACTCATTTAAAGAGGGCTTTTCTCAAAATGATATATTAAATTTAACTGCAAGTGCCGAGGAACACTACTTTCATCCAGTAGCTGAAGCAATAGTTGAAGCTGCAAATAAGCGTGGTTTCCACCATATCCATCACGATGAAGTTGAATTTATCGTAGCTCATGGCGTAAAAACTGCGATGCACGGCAAAGAGGTAGTTATCGGCAGCAGGCACTTCTTAGAAGATGACGAGATGATAAGCTTTAAAGCTCATGAAGCTTTAATAAGCAAAGCATTAAATAGCGGTTTAACCTTACTCTACGTAGGATATGATAAAGAGCTAGTCGGAGTCATCGCTATGAAAGATGATATGAGAGAAAACGCAAAAGACATGGTGGTAAAACTACGCAGTCTTGGCGTAAAAGAGGTCGTCATGCTAAGTGGTGACATCAAAAGCAAGGCTGAAGAGGTGGCACGCGAGCTTGGACTTGATAGAGTCTATGCAGAGTGCTTACCAACAGATAAAGCAGCTATTATCGAAGAGTTAAAGAGCGAGGGCAAAAAAGTAGCCTTTGTGGGAGATGGCATAAATGATGCTCCAAGCCTAACTAAGGCAAATGTGGGCATAAGTATGCACAAGGGTGCTGATATAGCTAAAGCGACGGCTGATATAAGTCTTTTGAAAGACGACATCATGAGCGTAGCTCTTGTAAAAGAGCTAGCAAATAAAACAATGGATTTAATTAGCTCAAATTTCCGCTCAACCGTTGGCGTAAACACAGCTATACTAAGTGCTGCGACACTTGGCATGTTAAATCCAATAGCAACTGCCATGCTTCATAATGGCACAACGATTTGGCTTTTATTAAACTCAATGAAGGGCGTAAAATTCAAATCAAAATAA
- a CDS encoding Fur family transcriptional regulator, protein MDNFELFYKHFKEFLEAFGQKSSELKEQILHVLFISNSHLSAQEISSEIYKIHKNEISMTSIYSFLNFLEMHHLANCFEENGVKKFELNLKSSHDHLICEICEKIVDFEDEMIEQRQEQICKEKNFSEQSHTMILYGICSDCQEKNGN, encoded by the coding sequence GTGGATAATTTTGAACTATTTTATAAGCATTTTAAAGAGTTTTTAGAAGCCTTTGGGCAGAAAAGCTCAGAGTTAAAAGAACAAATTTTGCATGTACTTTTCATTAGCAACTCTCATCTAAGTGCTCAAGAAATTTCTTCAGAAATTTACAAAATCCACAAGAATGAAATTTCAATGACATCAATTTACTCGTTTTTAAATTTTCTCGAAATGCATCATCTTGCAAATTGTTTTGAAGAAAATGGAGTAAAAAAATTTGAGTTAAATTTAAAATCCTCGCACGATCATTTGATATGTGAAATTTGTGAAAAGATAGTTGATTTTGAAGATGAGATGATAGAGCAAAGACAAGAGCAAATTTGCAAAGAAAAAAATTTTAGCGAGCAGTCACATACGATGATACTTTATGGTATTTGCAGTGATTGCCAAGAGAAAAATGGAAATTAA
- a CDS encoding helicase has protein sequence MKNDTKISGKLLDINTHRQVSKVGMGITLASVCLSALFMKRNKSIKKFHVASGIAFTCFALYHAGLYDNGIFKKMIIKAKNEVKKA, from the coding sequence TTGAAAAACGATACAAAAATAAGTGGCAAACTACTTGATATAAACACTCATAGACAAGTATCAAAAGTCGGTATGGGCATCACTTTAGCCTCAGTTTGCTTAAGTGCCCTTTTTATGAAAAGAAATAAAAGTATTAAGAAATTTCACGTTGCTTCAGGTATTGCATTTACTTGTTTTGCTCTTTATCATGCTGGACTTTATGATAATGGAATCTTCAAAAAAATGATAATAAAAGCAAAAAATGAGGTAAAAAAGGCATAA
- the modD gene encoding ModD protein: MILSDAEILSYINEDIPYFDLTTSLQNIDKNALLEIYSRDEICVSCVDVAASIARLLSCESQIFIQNGQICKAGDVIIKIYGDYESAHKVWKLAQVALEYASGIATYTKKMVNAAKCVNEKCEVLATRKSFPFAKKFCVKAVLEGGGGIHRLGLSDSILFFKNHMKAYGGFDKFLSHLPEFKAKMAERKICVEAENLDEANKLLKANCDVVQCDKFSPELIENVLSLRDEISPNTIILAAGGINLANVKEYAKADAIVTSAMYSKGVADISTRLEIL, translated from the coding sequence ATGATACTTAGCGACGCAGAAATTCTAAGCTATATAAACGAAGATATACCTTACTTTGATCTTACTACGTCGCTTCAAAATATCGATAAAAATGCCTTACTTGAAATTTATTCACGTGATGAAATTTGCGTTAGCTGCGTTGATGTAGCCGCAAGTATCGCGAGGCTACTTTCATGCGAAAGTCAAATTTTTATCCAAAATGGTCAAATTTGCAAAGCTGGCGATGTAATTATCAAAATTTATGGTGATTATGAAAGCGCACACAAGGTCTGGAAGCTAGCTCAAGTAGCTTTAGAATATGCCAGCGGCATTGCAACCTATACAAAAAAAATGGTAAATGCCGCAAAGTGCGTCAATGAAAAGTGTGAAGTGTTGGCAACTAGAAAGAGTTTTCCATTTGCTAAGAAATTTTGCGTAAAAGCCGTACTTGAAGGCGGTGGTGGCATCCATAGACTTGGGCTTAGCGATAGTATTTTATTTTTTAAAAACCACATGAAAGCTTATGGTGGCTTTGATAAATTTCTCTCTCATTTACCAGAGTTTAAAGCCAAAATGGCTGAGCGAAAAATCTGCGTCGAGGCGGAAAATTTAGACGAAGCAAATAAGCTTTTAAAAGCAAACTGTGATGTTGTGCAATGCGATAAATTTAGTCCAGAGCTTATCGAAAATGTACTCTCTTTAAGAGATGAGATTTCGCCAAATACCATTATCCTAGCAGCTGGTGGCATAAATTTAGCAAATGTAAAAGAATACGCAAAAGCCGATGCGATAGTAACGTCAGCGATGTATTCAAAAGGCGTTGCTGATATCAGCACCAGACTTGAGATTTTGTAA
- a CDS encoding lipid-binding SYLF domain-containing protein, translating into MKRLLIIFLAGLFFTPNLNADVIQNQKLKNAINILNAFGARNLKPNTKFEGIKAIAIIPDVTKAGAVVTGSTGKGVFIAKNDDGEWSSPFFVNYTSGSIGLQIGYSSADMIILFKNSEAYANLFNAKDTISLKAEATGGVGNEVAITSDLPEISAFAEERGKTSGAFVGVSLDVARLKINRQDTNDYYERMYDFENIYNNSPKASKYTLKFKEIISKYFL; encoded by the coding sequence ATGAAAAGACTATTAATCATATTTCTTGCTGGTTTATTTTTCACGCCAAACTTAAATGCTGATGTGATCCAAAATCAAAAGCTAAAAAATGCAATAAATATTTTAAATGCTTTTGGTGCAAGAAATTTAAAGCCAAACACTAAATTTGAAGGCATAAAAGCGATCGCCATAATCCCTGATGTAACAAAAGCAGGCGCTGTTGTAACTGGCTCAACAGGCAAAGGCGTATTTATCGCTAAAAACGATGATGGTGAATGGTCAAGCCCATTTTTTGTAAATTACACATCCGGAAGTATAGGCTTGCAGATTGGTTACAGCTCAGCTGACATGATCATCTTATTTAAAAATTCAGAAGCTTATGCAAATTTATTTAATGCAAAAGATACGATCAGTCTAAAAGCAGAAGCAACTGGTGGCGTTGGTAATGAAGTAGCGATCACAAGTGATTTGCCTGAAATTTCAGCATTTGCTGAGGAGCGTGGCAAGACAAGTGGTGCTTTTGTAGGCGTTAGCCTAGATGTGGCAAGGCTAAAAATAAATAGACAAGATACAAATGATTACTATGAGCGAATGTATGATTTTGAGAATATCTACAATAATAGCCCAAAAGCTAGTAAATATACTCTCAAATTTAAAGAAATAATCTCAAAATACTTCTTATAG
- the fliL gene encoding flagellar basal body-associated protein FliL, whose amino-acid sequence MAEEVEEKKAKKGGNGALMIIIIAIFVLLLVIGGLVAFLMLSSDEPKEANMAQTPAQTQTQSMPAQNKAKHGSNDYSNMGPIYPLDQFIVNLLSENGSRFLKTKIDMEQSDELLTPELDKKKALLRDIIIRTLSSKTYEEVSTAKGKDRLKDEIVGKLNEVLNDGYIKNIFFTDFVVQ is encoded by the coding sequence ATGGCTGAAGAAGTTGAAGAGAAAAAGGCAAAAAAAGGTGGCAATGGTGCATTAATGATAATTATCATTGCGATATTTGTTTTGCTGCTAGTTATTGGAGGGCTAGTCGCGTTTTTGATGCTTAGTTCTGACGAGCCAAAAGAGGCAAATATGGCGCAAACACCAGCTCAGACTCAAACGCAGTCCATGCCAGCTCAAAATAAGGCAAAGCATGGTAGCAACGACTATTCAAATATGGGGCCGATATATCCGCTTGATCAGTTTATTGTAAATTTGCTTAGCGAAAATGGCTCAAGATTTCTTAAAACTAAGATTGATATGGAGCAAAGCGATGAGTTGCTAACTCCTGAGCTTGATAAGAAAAAAGCACTTTTAAGAGACATTATCATTAGAACACTTTCGTCAAAAACTTACGAAGAAGTAAGCACTGCAAAAGGCAAAGATAGGCTAAAAGACGAGATCGTCGGCAAGCTAAATGAAGTGCTAAATGATGGCTACATCAAAAACATA
- a CDS encoding trimeric intracellular cation channel family protein, with translation MSLILFVEYVGIASAALSGFLFAVKKECDWLGVFLSAFLTALGGGIMRDMLVGRAVYSFTHYMPVSVVIFMLIVSRVANLHIKREGLERKFVFIFADAIDVICFSIVGAMVAIEYNYNIFGVMMIAFFNGVGGGILRDILLNEIPWFLRTGLYGTISLGVGLAYFVLYHLGLTNIFFTMLLLAAGITVRMFAFYRGWKLPDL, from the coding sequence ATGAGTTTAATACTTTTTGTCGAATACGTCGGTATCGCATCAGCTGCACTTAGCGGGTTTTTATTTGCAGTGAAAAAGGAATGCGACTGGCTTGGAGTCTTTTTGTCTGCATTTTTGACCGCACTTGGTGGCGGTATCATGCGTGATATGCTCGTTGGCAGGGCGGTTTATTCATTTACGCACTATATGCCAGTAAGCGTTGTTATTTTTATGTTGATTGTTTCAAGAGTGGCAAATTTACACATAAAAAGAGAAGGTTTGGAGCGAAAATTTGTATTCATTTTCGCAGATGCGATCGATGTTATCTGTTTTTCGATCGTTGGCGCGATGGTTGCTATTGAGTACAACTACAACATCTTTGGCGTCATGATGATCGCCTTTTTTAACGGCGTTGGCGGCGGTATCTTAAGAGATATTTTGCTAAATGAAATTCCATGGTTTTTACGCACTGGACTTTACGGCACGATAAGCCTTGGCGTTGGGCTTGCTTACTTTGTGCTATATCATCTAGGCCTAACCAATATATTTTTTACTATGCTCTTGCTTGCTGCTGGCATAACGGTTAGGATGTTTGCGTTTTACAGAGGCTGGAAGCTACCTGATCTATGA
- a CDS encoding alanine/glycine:cation symporter family protein: MVLDSFLNFLNGKMDVANDFLYGYFLVIILVATGIYFSYLTRFVQFRMFFEACRVLVEKKDKYNKHHLTPFQALMISTASRVGIGNIAGISAAIAAGGPGALFWMCLMAFLGSASAFIESTLAQIYKTKDVFGFKGGPAYYIKNGLGIKWLASLFAVILIITYAYGFNGLQSYTMTSAFEIYYDKAGSNVSFAQSGLPVGIGLILTAFAAVMFFSKSHIIGKVSSYIVPFMALAYISLALIAIVLNFKEIPDVVKMILENAFDFKAIFGGFAGSVIVIGIKRGLFSNEAGMGSAPNAAAAAHTSHPVKQGLVQAMAVFIDMTICIASGMIVLFSQAYLTKQTGSSGEVLTALPLVQAAMKEYFGEFGVHFTTLAVVLFAITSLIGNYYYAQANMKFLTKNHKLTLLFKITAVVMIFIGAQMNLKLAWNIADITMAAMATINIIAIFLLSKVVIIAVKDYEAQRKAGQNPEFDPESLGIKNTSCWNKN, from the coding sequence ATGGTGCTTGATAGTTTCTTAAATTTTTTAAACGGCAAAATGGACGTAGCCAACGACTTTTTATATGGATATTTTTTAGTCATTATTCTTGTGGCTACGGGAATTTATTTTAGTTATTTGACTCGTTTTGTGCAGTTTAGGATGTTTTTTGAGGCTTGCAGGGTCTTAGTAGAAAAAAAAGACAAGTACAATAAGCACCATTTAACGCCATTTCAAGCACTTATGATCTCGACTGCTTCGCGCGTTGGCATAGGCAATATCGCTGGAATTTCAGCTGCTATCGCCGCGGGCGGTCCTGGTGCTCTTTTCTGGATGTGCTTGATGGCATTTTTAGGATCAGCTTCGGCTTTTATAGAGAGCACACTTGCACAAATTTATAAAACAAAAGACGTTTTTGGATTTAAAGGTGGTCCAGCTTATTACATCAAAAATGGCCTTGGCATAAAGTGGTTGGCTTCGCTTTTTGCGGTGATTCTCATCATCACCTACGCATACGGCTTTAACGGCCTTCAAAGCTATACCATGACATCAGCCTTTGAAATTTACTACGACAAAGCTGGTAGCAACGTTAGCTTTGCGCAAAGCGGCCTACCTGTTGGTATCGGTCTTATTCTTACGGCATTTGCGGCGGTAATGTTTTTTAGCAAAAGCCACATCATCGGTAAAGTAAGCTCATACATCGTACCTTTCATGGCACTTGCCTACATCTCGCTAGCACTTATTGCTATCGTTTTAAATTTCAAAGAAATTCCTGATGTTGTTAAGATGATTTTAGAAAATGCCTTTGATTTTAAAGCGATATTTGGCGGATTTGCCGGCAGCGTGATCGTAATAGGCATCAAAAGAGGCCTTTTCTCAAACGAAGCTGGCATGGGTTCAGCTCCAAACGCAGCAGCCGCAGCACATACTAGCCACCCAGTAAAACAAGGCCTAGTTCAAGCAATGGCAGTCTTTATAGACATGACTATATGTATCGCTTCTGGTATGATCGTGCTATTTTCACAGGCATATCTTACAAAGCAAACTGGATCAAGTGGTGAGGTGCTAACAGCACTTCCTCTCGTTCAAGCTGCAATGAAAGAGTATTTTGGTGAATTTGGAGTTCATTTTACCACTCTTGCGGTCGTACTTTTTGCCATCACTTCACTTATTGGTAACTACTACTACGCTCAGGCAAATATGAAATTTTTAACAAAAAACCACAAGCTTACGTTGCTATTTAAGATAACAGCTGTCGTTATGATATTTATTGGTGCTCAAATGAATTTAAAGCTCGCTTGGAATATCGCTGATATCACAATGGCTGCGATGGCAACTATTAACATCATCGCTATATTCTTACTTTCAAAAGTAGTGATAATAGCAGTCAAAGATTACGAAGCTCAAAGAAAAGCTGGACAAAATCCAGAATTTGACCCAGAAAGCCTTGGTATCAAAAATACAAGTTGCTGGAATAAAAACTAA
- a CDS encoding SAM-dependent methyltransferase: MKFSEFFDIWANENYYKFGVDIGKKGDFYTNVSVGYLFGACLANYFLKLLRKGEISSSCKVVEIGANSGEMLADFVQGIFTLEPEILKNLEFIIIEPHENLRKKQLETFTKRFGNDVKIRHYENLNECSFEEIFVISNELLDAFSCEAIDGENMLFVDSELKFYWQKADQNLLDLAKKFGIKKGEISASYAKFAAQLANAAKKVRFLSFDYGEFEPKNEFSLRVFKDHQVFSLFEISNLAPYFKTSDLTYSLCFKQVEYAFSETGFKMLKFKKQNDALVCDFGVDEILSLVLEKGSKQAYENAAKQAKFLLSPEFLGEKFKFIEFLKS, encoded by the coding sequence ATGAAATTTAGCGAGTTTTTTGATATCTGGGCCAATGAAAACTACTATAAATTCGGCGTAGATATCGGCAAAAAGGGCGATTTTTATACAAATGTAAGCGTTGGCTATCTCTTTGGTGCTTGCCTTGCAAACTACTTTTTAAAGCTGCTTAGAAAAGGCGAAATTTCTAGCTCTTGTAAGGTTGTGGAGATCGGCGCAAACTCAGGTGAAATGCTAGCTGATTTTGTTCAAGGAATTTTTACACTCGAGCCAGAGATCTTAAAAAATTTAGAGTTTATTATCATTGAGCCTCATGAAAATTTAAGAAAAAAGCAGCTTGAAACTTTTACAAAGCGCTTTGGCAATGATGTCAAAATAAGGCATTATGAAAATTTAAACGAGTGTTCATTTGAAGAAATTTTTGTTATCTCAAATGAGCTACTTGATGCATTTAGCTGTGAGGCGATAGATGGCGAAAATATGCTTTTTGTGGATAGTGAGCTAAAATTTTACTGGCAAAAAGCTGATCAAAATTTATTAGACTTGGCAAAGAAATTCGGGATAAAAAAGGGCGAGATATCAGCTAGCTACGCTAAATTTGCAGCCCAGCTTGCAAATGCAGCAAAAAAGGTTAGATTTTTAAGCTTTGACTACGGCGAATTTGAGCCAAAAAATGAGTTTAGTTTAAGAGTTTTTAAAGATCATCAAGTTTTTTCTTTGTTTGAAATTTCAAACCTTGCACCATACTTTAAAACTTCAGATCTAACTTATAGTCTTTGCTTTAAACAAGTTGAATACGCTTTTAGTGAGACTGGCTTTAAGATGCTTAAATTTAAAAAACAAAATGATGCCCTAGTTTGCGACTTTGGCGTGGATGAAATTTTATCTTTAGTGCTTGAAAAAGGTAGCAAGCAAGCCTATGAAAATGCAGCTAAACAAGCAAAATTTCTACTCTCACCAGAGTTTTTAGGCGAGAAGTTTAAATTTATAGAGTTTTTAAAGAGCTAG